The Comamonas sp. GB3 AK4-5 genome includes a region encoding these proteins:
- a CDS encoding protein phosphatase CheZ, whose protein sequence is MSEAPTPPLPGSYDQGDVHNKLGLLTRQLHNSLRELGYAERLRDSVDALPDAQSRLTYIARLTGEAAEKVLGIVDTAKDEHTGIVQQTQLMREALVADPVAAVAKGTVMNHLEAMDAANARLDSHLTSIMMAQDFHDLTGQVIAKVVQLTSNLEQQLVDLLLQTAPTHSAPASAAVLATIVEEPAEAPPLEVTADGHPALQGPVVDPENTPNVVTSQSEVDDLLASLGF, encoded by the coding sequence ATGTCTGAAGCGCCGACTCCACCTCTCCCCGGCAGCTATGACCAGGGTGACGTCCACAACAAGTTGGGACTGCTCACCCGCCAATTGCACAACTCGCTGCGCGAGCTGGGTTACGCCGAACGCCTGCGCGACTCGGTGGACGCCCTGCCCGATGCGCAAAGCCGGCTGACCTATATCGCCCGCCTGACTGGCGAAGCCGCCGAAAAAGTGCTGGGCATTGTGGATACGGCCAAGGACGAGCACACCGGAATCGTGCAGCAAACCCAGCTGATGCGTGAGGCCCTGGTGGCCGATCCGGTGGCGGCGGTGGCCAAGGGCACGGTCATGAACCACCTTGAAGCCATGGACGCCGCCAATGCGCGCCTGGACAGCCACCTGACCTCCATCATGATGGCCCAGGACTTTCACGACCTGACCGGCCAGGTGATCGCCAAAGTGGTGCAGCTGACCTCCAACCTGGAGCAGCAGCTGGTGGATCTGCTGCTGCAGACCGCCCCCACCCACAGCGCTCCGGCGTCGGCCGCCGTGCTGGCCACCATCGTGGAAGAGCCCGCAGAGGCCCCGCCGCTTGAAGTCACCGCCGACGGCCACCCAGCGCTGCAAGGCCCCGTGGTCGACCCGGAGAACACCCCCAATGTGGTGACCTCTCAGTCGGAAGTGGACGACTTGCTGGCCAGCCTGGGCTTTTAA
- the flhB gene encoding flagellar biosynthesis protein FlhB: MESSQDKNLPATERKLQKTRKDGQAARSRDLSHLSVLGMGALVVLFGGPTMVRHMHEAMLRQFSFNASIVRAPQQMVERLGDMASVGLVAVLILATLISTVSIISAVMAGGWVWSLKPITPQFNRVNPLSGIKNLLSMQQLVTAAKNVLLTTVLAWVSWMYLRSGIPELAMLPLQPSSSALAKVGDWIAGGVTLMLLVVFLVVIIDIPLQKFLFLRRLKMSHQEVKQEHKESEGSPEVKGKLRQKQREVAHRASVGRVPKADFVVTNPTHYAVALRYDEASMAAPQVVAMGADLVALKIREVAKAHEIPVLESPMLARALYAHAELDQSIPSTLYTAVAQVLAYVYRLKAALHGDGPPPGELTQPHVPPELDPHHKPSPSPQSTMESPAA; encoded by the coding sequence ATGGAATCCAGCCAAGACAAAAACCTACCCGCTACCGAGCGAAAACTGCAGAAGACCCGCAAAGACGGTCAGGCTGCACGCTCGCGTGACCTCTCGCACCTGAGTGTGCTGGGCATGGGTGCGCTGGTGGTTTTGTTCGGCGGCCCCACCATGGTGCGTCACATGCATGAAGCCATGCTGCGCCAGTTCTCCTTCAACGCCAGCATCGTGCGTGCGCCCCAGCAAATGGTGGAGCGGCTGGGCGACATGGCCAGCGTGGGTCTGGTGGCCGTGCTGATCCTGGCCACGCTGATCTCGACCGTCTCCATCATCAGCGCCGTCATGGCTGGCGGCTGGGTGTGGAGCCTCAAGCCCATCACCCCCCAGTTCAACCGCGTCAACCCGCTGTCCGGCATCAAAAACCTGCTGTCCATGCAACAGCTGGTGACGGCCGCCAAAAACGTGCTGCTGACCACGGTGCTGGCCTGGGTCAGCTGGATGTATCTGCGCTCCGGCATTCCCGAGCTGGCCATGCTGCCGCTGCAGCCCAGCAGCTCGGCCCTGGCCAAGGTGGGCGACTGGATCGCCGGCGGCGTGACGCTGATGCTGCTGGTGGTGTTTCTGGTCGTCATCATCGACATCCCTCTGCAGAAATTCCTGTTCCTGCGCCGCCTGAAGATGAGCCACCAGGAAGTCAAACAGGAACACAAAGAATCCGAAGGCAGCCCCGAAGTCAAGGGCAAGCTGCGCCAGAAGCAGCGTGAAGTGGCACACCGCGCCTCCGTGGGCCGCGTGCCCAAGGCCGATTTTGTGGTCACCAACCCCACCCACTACGCCGTGGCCCTGCGCTATGACGAAGCCAGCATGGCCGCACCCCAGGTGGTGGCCATGGGCGCCGACCTGGTGGCGCTGAAGATCCGTGAAGTGGCCAAGGCCCATGAAATCCCGGTGCTGGAGTCCCCCATGCTGGCCCGCGCGCTCTACGCCCATGCCGAGCTGGACCAATCCATTCCCTCCACCCTGTACACCGCTGTGGCACAGGTGCTGGCCTATGTCTACCGCCTGAAAGCGGCGTTGCACGGCGATGGCCCGCCACCAGGCGAGCTAACCCAGCCCCATGTCCCGCCTGAGCTGGACCCCCACCACAAGCCGTCACCGTCACCCCAATCCACCATGGAAAGCCCTGCAGCATGA